Part of the Drosophila santomea strain STO CAGO 1482 chromosome 2L, Prin_Dsan_1.1, whole genome shotgun sequence genome is shown below.
TCATCCAGTTTTTTCGTTGCGACTCGGAAGAGGCACCCTTGAATGCTCCGGAATCTTCAGTTTCCGCACTTTTTTCCACCTTTTGTTGCCACGAGACTTGAGCTTTGGGTGCGGCACCAAAGTTGGCAGACGAACTTTGACCGGCCATCGGGAAACTGTGATTATTTCCTTGGTTAAACTGGTTCCTTGGAGGACCGGAAGGCGGCGTACCCTTTCCAGCTGCCAATTTGGCTTTCCTCTGAGATTCCGGCGAGACCTTGGCCAACCACTTGGCCCGCTGATCTGGGATTTTTGGTTGAACTGAGGGTTTTGGACTAatgggagtgggtggtggtggggaGCTTATGGCGCCCAGCGACAAAGGATTCTTCTTGATTTCCGCCGGCTGAGGCGGCTGAGTTGGTTGTGTTGCCGAAGACTGCGATTGAGATTGCGATggctgggattgggattgcgTTGGCTTATTGGCCAATTCCTTAATGGCGGCAGCCTTGGGGACTTTTATTGATGGCGCCTTGAAGCTCATCTTGAAGAAGTTCTGACTCGACTGTATTGTCCATTGGAGGGCCTTCAAATGGGAACTATGTCTGCGGTACATCAACGGCAACACTGAATGCATTCCAAAACACTCTCGAAAAATATCCGTTTTTGTGGCTATTTTTGTGAATAAGTttttaagttaaataaaatgccaacGAAATGTGTGAATTTTGATTATGGAAATTTGTTGACGGAATTTCCggtatttgtatctgtatctgaaaatttttattattttgtctGTTGGTAAAATAATGTAGTGTCAATCGATTGGACACTTAAGGGAAAGGtagtcatatttattttagcatttattTGATTCTCTTAATATTATATAACTTTAATAATCCGGTTCCTTATTCAAATTTctttaactttaattttcaataCCGCTTTCCCTACAAACTTCCACTGTCAAAACTCATAGTGCATGTCTAGTAAAAGTTGTACAccaagaaaaactttttggaaTTCCCAAACATTTAAAACCATTAAAGGGTGCAACAACAGTTAGTAacaaaacaacagcaaaaattCTGTGTAAGGTGCTCTTCTaaactgattttttttaagtgcttTTTGTGCAGACGTTGGTTGCGCTGTCGTTTATTTGCTCGTGCAGTGCGATAGTTGTTCTCCCGTTTCTTCTTTTTCAGCTTGTCGCCTATAGCTGGAGTTACCTGTAATGGctagtgttgttgttgttgttgctgccttgGCATTGCGAGATGTTGTTGTTATGGTGGTTGCCagcgctgttgttgttgccgccgttGCTGCGGTTACCATGCATCTatccctctccctctccctctccctaGCTCCCAAGTGGCCGCGTTTCAGGGTGGTGGTGCagttgctggtgttgttggtgGTTTGGGGGGTGTGGCTGTTGTTCAAGTGGTTGTTGCTGTAGTTGTTGGTGGAGCTGGCAGTGGCGATGGTGGGTTGGTTCGTTAGATCGGCGCGTGCtgaatgttgctgctgcattgggttaatgccgctgctgctgttgccgccgccgccgctgatgttgcatgttgctggtGTCGCCTCAAGTGGTCCTGCTTCGGTTGCAGCCGCACACCAACGAcgatgagtgtgtgtgtgtgtgtgtgtatgtgtgtgagtatgtGGCGGTTTGCAAGTGTGCAGTGAAGGGGGCAGAGAAATAGTAATTAAGTTGACGCTTGCCAAAAGGGGAACGCAAAGAAGGAGCAACAAAAGCCCGCGAACGGTCGCAAGCCccacaattaaaatgcattctTGAGGGCAACACTTAGCGAAAATACGGATCTATACAGAAACTAAAATAAGTTAGTGCAAAGATGCgtattcatatttttaatagCCCATTAAATACAAAAGCTATCTCCTTTTATACACCAAAAGGATTCAGCTTATTTCACTCAATTTTCTTTTAACGTTTTACATACAACCTACATAATATGgtatggaaaataaatttaatacaaattaaaattaagttatCCTTGTCTTTAGTTCAACTAATTTGCTCAGTGCCGCGCACCCACCTATCCGGTTTCAAACTTGTAGCTTTCCATTTAGGTGTGAATAGAGTTTCTTTCTTTATTGTTCAACGCCCCTTTTGCTGAAAGTTCAGGTGGGCAGAGGTAAAAAATAAAGCGCAGAAGTTCTTTAGGGGCTGGGTTAAGTTCTTCGGCCTAATAGGATTAAAGCCTAAGAAGTGACCTCTTTAATGGGATTATTCGAAGAGAGAATTTGATAATTCAAGTTGTCTAATTgcgttaaatttgtttattacatttttggACTTATTGAAGACGATTCGTGCGAACTTTATCTACTCATAGCTGCTATCTTTTCGCCTTAGTTGCTGCTCATTAAATTTTTCATTAGCACATTTTTACGTGGAAAAAGAacacttaaaattaaatagaatATTAAAGAAAGGCAACCTATTAAGTAACCAAATCAATTAAGTGAACAAATAAGCAATGCTCAGCCATtccaatttgatttttttaaatccaCTAAGCCGCCTTGTaaccaattaaaaacaagGCAACAATACAGAACTTGAACCATACAGTGGACATTCGATTGGGGGAACAAAGCCAGCTGAAGGATAACGCCTTAATTCTCACATAATTGGAATTACGATGGCAGCACCGCATTTTcagttgctgccgctgccgcttccgtttccggcgGCGCTTTGCGTTGCCGATTGGTGTCATTTCGGTTGCCAAGGGTAGATGCTTATGCCCGACACCAAACACCATGGAAAATCTGTGTGCAGGCTCGGGGGAAAAGCGTGGGAAATTGGTGGTAAGGGCAGCCGGTGGCCACGTTGCATTTGCATGAGTAGCTCGGTaagtggaggaggagcagctctAGATTGACATGAAATGCAATTACGGCCAAAAACTCTGGCCTGGGAACAGGGACACCCAACGAAATGGCCGCCATAAATCTGCGCCGAAAAATGTGTCGCTTAATCAAGACACACACGCCCACCAAAAAACCCCCGGTAATCCTCGAGAGTCCCCCAAACACGAAATCCGCAACCCACTTTTCTAGCCACAGAGCCACGTCTCTTCATAAGTTGTCGCCGGGCTGCAGCCAAATTTGTCCAGTCCTGCACAGTAAGCGCAGAAAACGAGTGCCAAGTGCAGGGAACTTATGGGGAAAAGTAAACGACACTCGCTATTCAATAGATGAAACATCAATGTGTGTAATAAAATTGTAGTTATTTCCGACGGATTTCAATATGTGCGTTCAAGAAAGCCTAGTAACCTTCTACCCAAGTCCCATTACTTTGGtataattttaagttttttctCTGCCTGTACTTACACTCTCCGGCTCCtagtccgtgtccgtgtccgtgtccacTGCCATGTCCGTGGGATCCGGCTGCTGAGTTGGCATCGGAGGGCAGCACTTGATAGCTGTCGCTGTCCACGCCGATGGCACTTGTCACATGATAGCCGTAGCCGTTCGAATGTGGATGCTGTCCGCCGGAATTGTTGCCCCCAGAGCCAGCCACCCCGCCGTATATACCCAATATGGCTTTGGGCTGTTGGTACTGGCCGTGGTTGctgtggtgctgctgctggtgctgttgcaTATTCAGCTGCTCATCAGGATCGTGGAGGGCGGTGAGGGTGAGCTCCATGCCGCCGTTGCCACTGCCAATGTCCTTGGAGTCCAGAGTTCCAGTGGGGTAGTAGGggggtggtggcggtggctgctgctgcgattgcTGTGGATCCTGACTTAGCGACGGTCTTCGGCTGGCGTCCAAGTCGAGGTCGTACTCCTTGGCTCCGCTAGATCCTGGATTAGTCGTAGTATTAGCGTTGCCCCCTCCCACTACGCCGCCCACTGAGCTGCTCTCCTTTTTGGAGGCGTGTTTCCTGCGGCAGTGACAAAAAGCGTAGAGCAGACCAAGGAAGACGACGAATGAAAGCGAggcgatgatgatggccaCCAAGGCAGATGTCGTCATGGAGGATTTGTGCGGCATGTAGGACTTGCCAACTAAGAAGGGAATTATGGGATTAGTTTTGGAATTATGAAAGGACTTAATAGGTCATTTCAGAATCAAACTTGAACTGACAAAGAAAGTTGTTATTACTTACTTTCTGCATTGGCATATGCGCCGCAGTGCTCGTGGTTGGACCTCAGGCAGAGTTTGACCCGCACCACTGGACCGGGACCCGCGGTCTCGGCCAATGCCATGGTGCGATCCTCGCCCAGGTGGgagccaccacccacacccagGCTCCTGCCCGatgtggtggcggtggtgtAGTGGGCAGGACGCGACACGTGGTTGATGATGGCCTCCTTGAAGGTCGTTTCACTGCCCGACGGTAGCAAAGTCAGGGTTTCCACGATCTCCCACATGGGCACTGTGGCGTCCCTGGTTACCAGTGATTCCACTACCGCAATGAGCGATAAGCATGTGGCGGCCACATTGATGCCCAGCACATGTGAATTGGGATCGTAGCTCACATGCAAAGGCGGCGGAATTTTGCTAACTTTGGTGGTGGCCAATATCTCGTTCGAATAGCCCGAGGTGCCTTTGGAATTTAGGGCATAAACCTTAAACATATAACTCTGATGCTGATCCAGGGGCGCGAGTTTACAGGGGTTCTCCTTGAAGCAATTGAATTCGATCCATTCGTGATTGGAATTACTGGACGAACTGCTGATCTGATAGCTGGGTATATAGCCATTACCCGAACAATCGGATAGGGTTTGTTCCCTGGGTGTTGCCACTCTCCTATAGCTCACCAGATATTTAGTACTCATAAAGCCGCCATTGAATCCAGGCGTCCAGTTTAAGACGGCATAGTTGTGACCCACTTCGAGGATCTTTAAATTCGTTGGTTTCTCCGGCGATCCTTTTGGTTGCAGTCTTATTGGTGCTCTTATGGTGTCTAAGGGATTTACAGCTCTGCAAATATACTCCCCGTAGTCAGAGTGCTGCAAGTGTGCAATCCTTAAAATGGAGGTGTATACATCGTTGTTTTCCATTCTCGTACTAATTTCATAGTGACCATCCGAAGACATTGTCAATGGTGAGGGATTGTTGCCGTATTGCCATTGAAACTCCGGTTTTGGATAGGCTTGAACTCTGCAGACGACTTCAGCGGATTCTCGCAGATCGTAGGCCACTTTGTTGTACTGGTGTATGACTATGGGTTCATGCTCGATCCTCAGATGCATTGAAGAGTTGGCAGAGTTCACATCGTTTTCGTAAAGGCACGTATACAGGCCCCTATCGTTTGGAAGCAGTTGGTTTCCGTTGGGTCTGGCCTTGCCCCTGAATCTCAGGATACTTTGCACCGCCACCACACCACCGCCGGCATCCGTGGGTGTGGTCCTTATATCGAACATCTTGCGAGTGGGCAGAATCTCAGTGCCATCCTTGATCCAACGAATTTGCGGTGTTGGCTTGCCCTTGGCACTGCACGTGACTGCATAGTCCACATCGCCCACCCTGCGAGTCATATGCTGCTGTAGTTTGGCCAGAAACTGGGGTGGCTGATGTACTTCCAAGATTATGGTGGCGATTTTACCAATTCCCAGCTCATTGACCGCATGACAATGGTACTTGCCCTCACTGCCCAAGTGTGCTTTTGGTATCGAGTACTGTGGGCCTTGCGCCAGAATTTTCTGCGTATTTCCGATGTCACCATCCATATCTCGGAACCATCGGTATTGGGGAACAGGCCATCCTGGCGGATTCGCCGAACAGGTCAGAGTCACACCATTGCCCACGTGAACGACGGGCTTGTTTGGCGTTATATAAGCCTGTCCCGGCCGATGTCGAACTAATAGAGCCACCGTGGAATTGCCCACACCCTCCACTCGTTTCGAATTGAACGGCTGCATAATGTTCACCGATCTGCAGATATAGTTGCCAGCATGCTCAGCTCGCACTGAACCGAGGGTTAACAGCTCTCCGGTGTATCGGAAATCCGGAGCACCTTCTTTGAGCCATTCGACATTGATGGGCGAAGGATTTGCGGTGACATTGCAACGAATCAAAACCGTTTCCCCTTCCTCGGCCTCGTGGGTTTTCGATTCGATAAACACTATCGGGGGATATAGAACATCCAAGACTATATCTTTTTCGCCAGTTTTGCCCAAGCCGTTATCCGCACTGCACGTGTACTTTCCGGCATGATGACGGTTTACCCTATATATGGtgtgggtgggcgtggcactcaCATATTGACCATTTCGGGACCATCGCACATTGCTAACCATGGGCTTGGCATCCACTCTGCAGTCCAGTTTCGCCACATGATCCCGTTCCACTTTTAAAGGATTCTGTGGTCCCACCTCCACTCGCGGATAGTCTATAAAAATATAGGGGAAAATAGGAGATTAATTTTAATGGAAAGTTTAATTTCGGAgtacttttaaattttgatatgaatatcaatttgattttgatattCATTGGCCTTTTTTATGCAAGCATTAGAGTATATTGGTTTCATTTAATAATCTTAAAATGATATGAAAACATGTATAGTAttcgatttaattaaatcagtATCAACGCACCAATAAAacggcaaatatttttggcattgcGGGCAGCtcagtttataaattattcacTCTATTTTTTCGGTTCATTTGGGTTAGCATACAAATTGGCAATTACAGTAGTTAGCTTAGATTCTCTACTTGGTTGGCTGGTTGTTCGGTTGTTCGGGCCATTAACTTGTCAATAACCGTTTTCAATTACACGAGGACGGCAACATTTTTCCAGGgacccaccaaaaaaaaaaaatccgcTTATAGCTCTGAAGGACGTTGACGAGTTCAGCGTGACCCAtcgacatttttaaataatgccATTTTGCGGAACAAAAAAGCATTATATGTTTACTAGGATGTATATTGGGGAAATGGCCCTAGAAATAGCCGCAAGTAGTTTTTGTGGCAATTTTACAGTGGTTGCGGttcagttttatattttattttatgtacaaatttgcataatattGTATGGTatgaatttttaaactttGTTTTGACGTTGTTGGAAtctaatttgtatttaattagATTTTAGTAAAACTTTACGTTcaataaatacatttgtttattaaagaaaaataattttgatgGGTAATGAATGACCTATTTATAAAAGTACATCCATTGTGCCATAACAATAAAGACACTCAATTGAAAGTCATTGAAATGTCTACGATAACACCTTATTCGAGCACCACTCATAGTGCACTTTATCTGTCATTTATCTGCcaacttttcccatttcccaatGTCGAATCGGAAAATCCTTCACCTTACCCTGGCCGCCTCGATGTTTGAACATTTCACTGACTTTTAGTCGTTTAGCTCACCATTGTGCGCGTTGGTCATTTGGTTTATGTGCCGTTAGTTTCATTCCGTATCGAATCGTTGGCATTACCCCccattttcccgctttcccgctATCCCACTTGCCCACCCACTTATCAGCGCCCCCCGCGGAAAGCGCGTTCAGTCAAGCGTGAGGCATAATAGTGGCTAAGTATAATtgtagctgttgctgctgttgttgttgcgccAATTAACTTTCGAACACTTTAGTTTAATCACCGTCTGCCCAACTGAACGGAGTCTGACCTCCTAGTCAGGACCTCCACCTCTACGtccacgccccctttttcaGCCATTTCCCTGCGATAATAGCTGATATGGCCCATTGCTGTTGTCGGCCCAGCATTTTGGccaattgtttttgttggctcTAACTCGTGAAGCGACGTAAATGTGCCTGCGTCATGCTCTAAGCTCCCAGGACTATTCAAATGGCCGCACAAAAATCAAGCATCGAATACTTGAAATATATGAAAGATATTTGAagaaaagaatatatataaatgtatttttaaaaaccataAACTAAGGCTGGATGGGAATGTTATAaagtgtgtatatattttatatttgaattaaaatacatatttcaatTACGTGTGTAAAGCACACTTTTTCCAAAAGATAAAATTTATCTTGTATGAAATTTCAAGTCgtgttgatatttttctaAGCCAAAACACAAACTTTTCCCAACACAAATACCCTGCAAaaaaaagctagaaaaatgCTGCGTTATCCGGAACCCAATTACGCGTCGCCCGAAAACATTAAAGCCTAACTCCTAAATGAGGGGCactgtgtgagtgtgcgtgtaCGTATGCCGGTGGTTGTGTATGTTTGCTGGTGTGtgtaattataaaataaaatttaatgagcAGAGCCCCGACCAGAAAAACAGAAGCCACCGCGGAGGAGGATGAAAAAAATCAAGTTTGCATTTCAACACATGCTGTTGCCACCATCGTTCCACCccgagaaaaaaaaaaccccattTTTgtggaggaggaagaggaacCCTTGGGGCATTTTCATGCCCAGCCATCCATGTAGTTTCACGCTGATGTCGGGGTgttgctgccacgcccatttcACCCATGCCCGCCCCAAAAAGTAGTAGCCTAGTCCAGGAACCTCGCTGCTCTGACATTTTCGCTGCTATATTCGCTGCTTTTTTGCTTAGTTTTATAACAGCAAAAATATGTaagaaaggagaaaaaaaaaaaattattttccttgAGATAGAAGTAATGATTTGGGAATGGTATTTGGTGAGTTCATCCCAAATAAAGAGAAATATTTGTGGTTTTTCTGCGACATAAATTTGGAGGAGTGTGACGAACTGAGTAAAAACTGTATGTTAAGTGAGGgagaaataaattttaaatgcataacttggctgcaaaaaaaaaaacgtctaagaaagtggaaaatgctgcatatttacttatattaagaaaatatggttgaaacattttttgggAGAGAGTGTATTTGAAAATCCGTAGTTCTGTAAATAAAACCTTTTAtacaaaactttttaaatgaGTTGGTTGGGTTGGACCTTGTTCACATGTATGCTGGCACGCCTACCGCTACGCCTAGAATCCAACCACCTTCGTTGCCCCTTCCATATTTCGACACTCCTTCGCCTTGCACATTGTGATTTTATGACCGGCTACATTAGTGCCATGAAATATGCTCCACCTGCCCCTGCTGCACCTGCAGCTCCACCTGCACTGCCAAACCACACAAACATAACCCACCCATCGTAAAACCAAGCCAACGCAATACCAATCCCAATCCACAACCGAAACCCAAGCCGCCTCGACGAGATCCTGGCTTCCGGCAAGGCAgcgttaaataaaaatgaaacgttgcgcatacgccgcgttggccGTGGCGTAACTTATGCCCGCTGGCCATTTTTGCAgcgaaatttaattatttaaccCGGAACTGGGCCGAACTCGGgttctttttttgtttacagctggttgctggttgctggtttCGCGTTTGCTGTTTCAGGATGTATCACACACACCTGCGCGGAGTGATTTTAATGAGTCGAGTTTGCAGTTTGGCTTTAAGCTTTTCTCTGGTTATTACTCGCCTGGATGACACCGGAAAAAATACAACCAAGGAAGCGCGACAATTTACTTCTATATAAAGATGCATTAAAAAACAGCTCATAGCATTAATAGTAAGCAGCATTCGtacataattaaaaaataaacagaaaaatgCTGCCCTTCAGTACATTTAACAAAAATACTTTGTTTTGATCACTGTATTTGCAAAGAATGCTTTAGTTATATATTAATGAGTAGTAAAAGTGaagttaattaacataatttagTAAACTTGGTTATTAGTCATGCGCAAAGCTCAGCTTGGATTGCTAAAGGACTAGATATAGCATAGAATTTTTGGCAGTGCGATTATGACTTCGCCAGCAGTCACTCCCTTTGTTGAACTGACATCTTCCGAACCCTGCTTTCCATCTTgttcaaattgaaaagttaCTCCCGTCAAAGGCGGCAAACCCAAGGAGTCGTTTTGGGGGATGGGCAACTGGAGGTAGGGATGCAGCTGCCTCGGatccttctgctccttcttCCTTTGCCTGCTGTCGCGTACGTGTCACAGTGAACACATCACGTGACTTCCGGCGCGCGTGCTTGCAACACCTAACCACCACCCGATTTCCCAATTTTCGCCTCACAAATTTCAGAACATTTCTCCAGCCTTTCAGcgcacaaaaaaaatgaatatcGAAATACCAGGGGAAAATGCGCTCAAATTAAGAAACCAGGCGTGAGCAGAGATTCTTCTTGGCTAAAACTGGGTAGAAAACTATGTGTAGTCATACATCAGATTTTCTTAATTGCGTTTTTGTTTgtgccataaataaatttcaaataaataggTATACTTTATTCCTCAGATTGCCCATTAATACTCTTTCAATAAGTGTGATTCTAGATTTATctgtgtattttattttatttggtaaACATAAAATACAGTGGGGTTAAATCAAATGACTACCTCTTATCTCTACTCTATTCAACAAAAGCGCACTAAAAATGCCACATCATTGAAATGCCCAATGTATACAAACggatttaaaataaatcaagcGATGCTTGCACGAGAGGGTAATCATTATGCTGCGAATATTTCGCAACCACTCTTTTGTCCCACTTTTGTGGGCCCACAATCGATGGCTTATAAAAACTTTAGCACACTTTTTTGGGTTGCAAAAATGGggtggccactggccacttCATAGTGCACTTGATTGCGCTTTGTGCACTGGTCCATAGGTGTCATATGGCCGCtggaaattaattgaattggCTTTGTAGCCCTTGTAGCGGTTGTGGAGGGTGTGGCGGGTGTACATGAGAGTAC
Proteins encoded:
- the LOC120443838 gene encoding uncharacterized protein LOC120443838 isoform X1, which codes for MSTIKLLIIGQLWLWIGLISGDDSLDTREGVDLVLKCRFTEHYDSTDFTFYWARWTCCPTLFENVAIGDVQLNSNYRLDFRPSRGIYDLQIKNTSYNRDNGRFECRIKAKGTGADVHQEFYNLTVLTAPHPPMVTPGNLAVATEEKPLELTCSSIGGSPDPMITWYREGSTVPLQSYALKGGSKNHYTNATLQIVPRRADDGAKYKCVVWNRAMPEGHMLETSVTLNVNYYPRVEVGPQNPLKVERDHVAKLDCRVDAKPMVSNVRWSRNGQYVSATPTHTIYRVNRHHAGKYTCSADNGLGKTGEKDIVLDVLYPPIVFIESKTHEAEEGETVLIRCNVTANPSPINVEWLKEGAPDFRYTGELLTLGSVRAEHAGNYICRSVNIMQPFNSKRVEGVGNSTVALLVRHRPGQAYITPNKPVVHVGNGVTLTCSANPPGWPVPQYRWFRDMDGDIGNTQKILAQGPQYSIPKAHLGSEGKYHCHAVNELGIGKIATIILEVHQPPQFLAKLQQHMTRRVGDVDYAVTCSAKGKPTPQIRWIKDGTEILPTRKMFDIRTTPTDAGGGVVAVQSILRFRGKARPNGNQLLPNDRGLYTCLYENDVNSANSSMHLRIEHEPIVIHQYNKVAYDLRESAEVVCRVQAYPKPEFQWQYGNNPSPLTMSSDGHYEISTRMENNDVYTSILRIAHLQHSDYGEYICRAVNPLDTIRAPIRLQPKGSPEKPTNLKILEVGHNYAVLNWTPGFNGGFMSTKYLVSYRRVATPREQTLSDCSGNGYIPSYQISSSSSNSNHEWIEFNCFKENPCKLAPLDQHQSYMFKVYALNSKGTSGYSNEILATTKVSKIPPPLHVSYDPNSHVLGINVAATCLSLIAVVESLVTRDATVPMWEIVETLTLLPSGSETTFKEAIINHVSRPAHYTTATTSGRSLGVGGGSHLGEDRTMALAETAGPGPVVRVKLCLRSNHEHCGAYANAEIGKSYMPHKSSMTTSALVAIIIASLSFVVFLGLLYAFCHCRRKHASKKESSSVGGVVGGGNANTTTNPGSSGAKEYDLDLDASRRPSLSQDPQQSQQQPPPPPPYYPTGTLDSKDIGSGNGGMELTLTALHDPDEQLNMQQHQQQHHSNHGQYQQPKAILGIYGGVAGSGGNNSGGQHPHSNGYGYHVTSAIGVDSDSYQVLPSDANSAAGSHGHGSGHGHGHGLGAGESGPLEATPATCNISGGGGNSSSGINPMQQQHSARADLTNQPTIATASSTNNYSNNHLNNSHTPQTTNNTSNCTTTLKRGHLGARERERERDRCMVTAATAATTTALATTITTTSRNAKAATTTTTLAITGSSSNSNENNYSNARDLSQEALWRLQMATAQSQQIYVERPPSAFSGLVDYSGYSPHIPTVTSSLSQQSFSPTQQLAPHEMLQAAQRYGTLRKSGKQPPLPPQRKDMQQQAKPPQQMARPHQHGKFAKSGGERR
- the LOC120443838 gene encoding uncharacterized protein LOC120443838 isoform X2; translated protein: MSTIKLLIIGQLWLWIGLISGDDSLDTREGVDLVLKCRFTEHYDSTDFTFYWARWTCCPTLFENVAIGDVQLNSNYRLDFRPSRGIYDLQIKNTSYNRDNGRFECRIKAKGTGADVHQEFYNLTVLTAPHPPMVTPGNLAVATEEKPLELTCSSIGGSPDPMITWYREGSTVPLQSYALKGGSKNHYTNATLQIVPRRADDGAKYKCVVWNRAMPEGHMLETSVTLNVNYYPRVEVGPQNPLKVERDHVAKLDCRVDAKPMVSNVRWSRNGQYVSATPTHTIYRVNRHHAGKYTCSADNGLGKTGEKDIVLDVLYPPIVFIESKTHEAEEGETVLIRCNVTANPSPINVEWLKEGAPDFRYTGELLTLGSVRAEHAGNYICRSVNIMQPFNSKRVEGVGNSTVALLVRHRPGQAYITPNKPVVHVGNGVTLTCSANPPGWPVPQYRWFRDMDGDIGNTQKILAQGPQYSIPKAHLGSEGKYHCHAVNELGIGKIATIILEVHQPPQFLAKLQQHMTRRVGDVDYAVTCSAKGKPTPQIRWIKDGTEILPTRKMFDIRTTPTDAGGGVVAVQSILRFRGKARPNGNQLLPNDRGLYTCLYENDVNSANSSMHLRIEHEPIVIHQYNKVAYDLRESAEVVCRVQAYPKPEFQWQYGNNPSPLTMSSDGHYEISTRMENNDVYTSILRIAHLQHSDYGEYICRAVNPLDTIRAPIRLQPKGSPEKPTNLKILEVGHNYAVLNWTPGFNGGFMSTKYLVSYRRVATPREQTLSDCSGNGYIPSYQISSSSSNSNHEWIEFNCFKENPCKLAPLDQHQSYMFKVYALNSKGTSGYSNEILATTKVSKIPPPLHVSYDPNSHVLGINVAATCLSLIAVVESLVTRDATVPMWEIVETLTLLPSGSETTFKEAIINHVSRPAHYTTATTSGRSLGVGGGSHLGEDRTMALAETAGPGPVVRVKLCLRSNHEHCGAYANAEIGKSYMPHKSSMTTSALVAIIIASLSFVVFLGLLYAFCHCRRKHASKKESSSVGGVVGGGNANTTTNPGSSGAKEYDLDLDASRRPSLSQDPQQSQQQPPPPPPYYPTGTLDSKDIGSGNGGMELTLTALHDPDEQLNMQQHQQQHHSNHGQYQQPKAILGIYGGVAGSGGNNSGGQHPHSNGYGYHVTSAIGVDSDSYQVLPSDANSAAGSHGHGSGHGHGHGLGAGESGPLEATPATCNISGGGGNSSSGINPMQQQHSARADLTNQPTIATASSTNNYSNNHLNNSHTPQTTNNTSNCTTTLKRGHLGARERERERDRCMVTAATAATTTALATTITTTSRNAKAATTTTTLAITGSSSNSNENNYSNARDLSQEALWRLQMATAQSQQIYVERPPSAFSGLVDYSGYSPHIPTVTSSLSQQSFSPTQQLAPHEMLQAAQRYGTLRKSGKQPPLPPQRKDMQQQAKPPQQMADIIQDLAN
- the LOC120443838 gene encoding hemicentin-2 isoform X4, whose product is MSTIKLLIIGQLWLWIGLISGDDSLDTREGVDLVLKCRFTEHYDSTDFTFYWARWTCCPTLFENVAIGDVQLNSNYRLDFRPSRGIYDLQIKNTSYNRDNGRFECRIKAKGTGADVHQEFYNLTVLTAPHPPMVTPGNLAVATEEKPLELTCSSIGGSPDPMITWYREGSTVPLQSYALKGGSKNHYTNATLQIVPRRADDGAKYKCVVWNRAMPEGHMLETSVTLNVNYYPRVEVGPQNPLKVERDHVAKLDCRVDAKPMVSNVRWSRNGQYVSATPTHTIYRVNRHHAGKYTCSADNGLGKTGEKDIVLDVLYPPIVFIESKTHEAEEGETVLIRCNVTANPSPINVEWLKEGAPDFRYTGELLTLGSVRAEHAGNYICRSVNIMQPFNSKRVEGVGNSTVALLVRHRPGQAYITPNKPVVHVGNGVTLTCSANPPGWPVPQYRWFRDMDGDIGNTQKILAQGPQYSIPKAHLGSEGKYHCHAVNELGIGKIATIILEVHQPPQFLAKLQQHMTRRVGDVDYAVTCSAKGKPTPQIRWIKDGTEILPTRKMFDIRTTPTDAGGGVVAVQSILRFRGKARPNGNQLLPNDRGLYTCLYENDVNSANSSMHLRIEHEPIVIHQYNKVAYDLRESAEVVCRVQAYPKPEFQWQYGNNPSPLTMSSDGHYEISTRMENNDVYTSILRIAHLQHSDYGEYICRAVNPLDTIRAPIRLQPKGSPEKPTNLKILEVGHNYAVLNWTPGFNGGFMSTKYLVSYRRVATPREQTLSDCSGNGYIPSYQISSSSSNSNHEWIEFNCFKENPCKLAPLDQHQSYMFKVYALNSKGTSGYSNEILATTKVSKIPPPLHVSYDPNSHVLGINVAATCLSLIAVVESLVTRDATVPMWEIVETLTLLPSGSETTFKEAIINHVSRPAHYTTATTSGRSLGVGGGSHLGEDRTMALAETAGPGPVVRVKLCLRSNHEHCGAYANAEIGKSYMPHKSSMTTSALVAIIIASLSFVVFLGLLYAFCHCRRKHASKKESSSVGGVVGGGNANTTTNPGSSGAKEYDLDLDASRRPSLSQDPQQSQQQPPPPPPYYPTGTLDSKDIGSGNGGMELTLTALHDPDEQLNMQQHQQQHHSNHGQYQQPKAILGIYGGVAGSGGNNSGGQHPHSNGYGYHVTSAIGVDSDSYQVLPSDANSAAGSHGHGSGHGHGHGLGAGE